TGTCATAGAATTGACCCTTCTCCCACTTATTAAGTTCCTGCTGTTAAGCAAACGGATAAAACCCCGAAATTTTCCCTATTAAATTATCCGGTAAACTCCAGAAATCTTGCCAGCAATAGATTAGATTTTCAGACCTTTGCATAAAACAAAGTTACATGTTCAATATACGTTCAATTAATTCTATGTTTTTTATAAATTTATATGTATACATTATGTTACCCCGTTATCAGATCACTAACTTATAGATTAAATTGCAATCCGGAAGACTAAGCAACGCAGAGTTCAAGAAAAAGTAGCTTAGTTTCAGAAATTAAATGATCAAAAGGATAGGGTTAAGGGAACAGAGACCTAAGGGACCCGGTTTACAAGAGATAAAAGTCAGAAATACTGGCTGTTAGAGCTATTAATAACTTAAATAGATAGACAAATATTAAATTGGGGAAAACTTATGACAAACAAGATAAAAATAGGGGAAACAATCCAGGACTTTAGGTTAAGGGATCAGAAGAGGGAAGAAGTGCATCTTTATGACCAGAAAGGAAAAAAAGTCCTCCTGTCATTTCACCCGCTTGCCTGGACACAGGTCTGCGCACAGCAGATGAAATCACTTGAAGAAAATCATGAGCTTTTTGCCGGACTGAATACAGTACCCTTTGGTATAAGCGTAGATCCCATGCCTTCAAAAAAAGCCTGGGCAAGGGAGCTTGGAGTTACCTATATCAAATTTCTTTCGGATTTCTGGCCGCATGGAGAAGTTGCCAGAACTTACGGAATATTCAAGGAAAAAGAAGGCGTCTCTGAAAGGGCGAATATAATTATTGACGAAAACCAGAAAGTGATATATTTCAAGAAATATCCGGGGCACGAGCTTCCGGATATAAAAGAGATCATAGATGTTCTGAAAAAACATCAGTAAGTAGATAAAAGAATTTTTGATTTCATAGCAACGACTCCGTGAACTCAATACTTTTTAAACAGATCTTCGTTTATAAAAATAGATTTGGGAACTAAAGTGACCTAGACTACACGTAAATATTGAACATAATTAGAAAGATAGCTTCCACTTCTAGTAATTAATTTTTTTAAAGTTTTAAGTGATGTAAGAGGATAATATTTTTGAGTTTCTGTAATAAAATTTGCTTTTTAATTTTAGTCTAGAACTGAAAGTTAATTGTTGCATTTGTATTATGTAAGGATGCAAAGATATATGAAGATACAAAGATATATTAAAATGCGAGAATATTTTTTTAATAAAGTTGACGGTGAATAAGACCATATAACAAAATTCATAAATTTAATCTTTAAAAAGAGGAAACAGAAAGATATCTTCAAAATAAGAAAAATATGCATTCTGCAGTGCCAAGGGTTTAGTCAGGGCATATTTCCTGCCAAAAAGGGTAGGATTTGACCAATGGCTCCAAAATTAACTAGACATCACATGAAAATTACTTAGAGAGATTATATGAAGATTGATAAACATTTTATATGGTTTCTTGCTCTTTTTGTTCCATTCGCTATGATAGTTACTGTTGTGCCCACAGTAGCTGCCGAAGACACCTCAAACATGAAAAAAATAATACTCCAGATGACCATAACATTAGAAAACAGTGATACTCAGCTACATTTTAATTATGCCGAAAACCTTGGGGACGGGCGTGGTATTACACTTGGATGTATAGGGTTCTGCACCGGGACTTATGATGGAAACATTCTAATAAAACACTACACAGAACTGAATCCTGATAATGCCCTGGCAAAACACATACCTGCTCTGAATAAAATCGACGCTGGTTCTCACAATGCAGCAGGTGGAGACGGAAATCCAAGCACGGCAGGTCTTGATGGTTTCATTAAAGATGTACAGAACTGTGATGACCCTCTTTTCAAGAAAGCTCAGATTGATAAGCTTGACGAGCTGTACTATAATCCTGCAATGAAAATTGCAGATTCCATAGGCGCCAAAAATGCACTTACTAAAGCTTTTATCTATGATATGTGTGTCAGGCATGGAGTTGACGGGGCAGAAAGAATTGTAAAGAATGCAGGCACAAACCCAAAACAGGGAGCTGATGAGAACACATACCTTCAGAAACTAATTTCACTCAGGGATGAAAAATTAAAGCAGGAGGGACTTGGGGACGTAAACAGAAATCAGGGATATAAAAATGTCCTGAACAGCGGAAATGTTAATCTTAACACACCATTTACGTTCGTTGCTTATGGAGAATCTTTCACTATTGATGGTAACTTAAATCTATAAATGAATTCTAGCAAAAAATTACTGAAGATGTAAACGATTCCAGTAGTGCTGTAATAAATAATAAGTATTAAGATCTAACCGGGTTAAACTTGATTGACTTACTCTTTTTTAGAGTATTTAGCCATAAATGACTTCTGCTGCCATCAGTCTTTTAACCATATTGGTGAGATAGTCATATCTTACAACGTACCTCTTTTTACTGGATTCAGATAGCAGCTTTAATTAAACTTTGAGTCTCTTCTTCTTATAAACATCAGTATTGTACTAACTTTTGAAAGACTATTGCATAGGCAAGAACTCTTATGTTTATTCAAGAATTTTTATTGTTATTAAATAACAATAAAGTTGCGCTGGCGCACCCTGCTGCAAACAAAGGGGGTATGTTCCGCGCCAGCGCTCAAAAAAGGATTAGGAACTATTGTTTGTACGAAAGATATTTATAAAGGAAAACTCTCTTTACATTGATGAATTTTTCTAAAGTTTTAATCAATACCGGGATATCTCTGCGTTTCTACAATATGTTTTGATACTTAAATCAGTTTAAAATCAGAAATTAATTGAAGCAATTATGTTATATGAGAAAGCAGCGATGTTTTCCTATTTTTTAGAAAAGTTCGAGAAAAATAAGGTAACAGAATAAAATGCATAAGTTCACGCCGTTAACAGGAAAAAACAAAAATAATCTAGGCAATAGGAAAATACGCATTCTGTAGTTTCAGAAGTTTGATCCGGGTATATTTCCGTAGCTAAAATGGGTTGGATTTGATCAATAATTCTCAAATCAACTAACATCGGAAGGTTATTTGGAGAAAAATAGTATGAAAATTGATAAACATTTAATATGGTTTCTTGCTCTACTTGCCCTACTTGCCCTATTTGTTGTGATGATTACTTTTATACCCACAGAAACTACCGATCATCCATCAAATATGAAAAATGTAATACTCCAGATGACCTCGACACTGGAAAACAGCGATACTCAGCTACAATTTAATTATGCTGAAAACCTGGGAGATGAGCGTGGTATTACGTTTGGATGTGTTGGGTTCTGCACCGGGACTTACGATGGGAACATCCTTATAAAACACTATACAGAACTAAATCCTGATAATACTCTGGCAAAATACATACCTGTCCTGGATAAAATAGATACTGATTCTCACGACGTAGCAGATGGAGACGGAAATCCAAGCACAGAAGGTCTTGATGGTTTCATAGAAGATGTACAGAACTGTGATGACCCTCTTTTCAAGAAAGCTCAGATGGACAAAGTGGATGAATTCTATTATAATCCTGCAATGGAAATTGCAGATTCTATTGGCGCAAAAAATGCACTTACTAAAGCTTTTATATATGATATGTGTGTCAGGCATGGAGTGGACCAGACAGAAGGCATCATAAAGGATGCTGGCACAACCCCAAAACAGGGAGCCGATGAGAACACATATCTCTGGGAATTAATTTCACTCAGGGATGAAAAATTAAAACAGGAAAATATCGGAGACGTAAACAGAAACCAGGGATATAAAAATATCCTGAACAGCGGAAATGTTGATCTAAAGACTCCATTTACGTTCGTTGCGTATGGAGACCACTTCACTATTGATGGAAACTTAAATCTATAAATGAATTCTAGCAAAAAACTACTGAAGATGTAAACGATTCCAGTAGTGCTGTAATAAATAATAAGTATTAAGATCTAACCAGGTTAAATTTGACTGACTTGCTCTTTTTTAGAGTATTTAGCCATAAGTAACCTCTACTGCCATAGTTCTTTAAACAAATTAGCGAGATAGTCTCATCTTATAATATAGTCCTGAAAAACTTCTGATTTTCCGTTTTACCAGATAACAGGTGTTTTTATTCATATTACTTTTATTTTTCTGGAGTAGGGCACTCTCAACTCCGAAAAGAATTAGCAGTCAAAAAATAAATTGACATCATAAGATTTAATCTGTCTCAGGGCATCAATTTTTCTGGACAAACTTCCCAATATCTGCCTATTCTTGCTGAAGTTTGTACCTTTGAGTCTCTTTCTATAATAAACATCAACATTTTACTCTTTTTTGGAAGACTATTACACGGATAAGACATCATATATTTATTTAAGAATTTTTATCGTTATTTAATAGAATAAATGAAAAAAGTGAAGAATCTGGAATATTTAATATTTGCTTCATAAGTTTACATCCAAAAATCGAGAACGTAAGAGCTTATAGAAACTAGAAAAGAGTCAAGAACTATTTATTTGTACGAAAGATATTTATAAAGAAAAAATCTCTTTACATTGATGAATTTTTCTAAAGTTTTAATCAATACCTGGATGTATCTCTGCGTTTCTATGATACGTTTTGACACTTAATTTTAGTTTAAAAGTATAAGTTAATTGCTTCAATAATGTTATATGATAACGCAAAGATATTTTCCTGTTTTTTAGAAAAGTTCGAGAGAAATAAGGCAATAGAATGAATTGCATAAATTTAAGCCGTTAACATAAAAAAAACAAAAATGCTCTCGGCAATAAGAAATATGCATTCTGTAGTTTCAGGGGTTTGATCCGGGTATATTTTCGTGGCTAAAATGGGTTGGATTTGATCAATAGCTCCAAAATCAACTGAATATCGGAAAAATTATTTGGAGAAAAACAATATGAAAATTGATAAACATTTAATATGGCTCCTAGCTCTATTTGTTTTGATGGTTACTGTTATACCCACAGCAGCTGCCGAAGACACATCAAACGTGAAAAAAGTAATACTTCAGATGACCACAACGTTAGAAAACAGTGATACTCAGCTACATTTTAATTATGCCGAAAACCTGGGAGACGGACGTGGTATTACATTTGGTTGTATAGGGTTCTGCACCGGGACTTATGATGGAAACATTCTAATAAAACACTACACAGAACTGAATCCTGATAATACCCTGGCAAAATACATACCTGCTCTGAATAAAATCGACGCTGGTTCTCACAATGCAGCAGGTGGAGACGGAAATCCAAACGTAGAAGGATTATCCGGATTTATAAAAGACGTTCAGTCGTGCAATGATCCTCTTTTCAAGACAGCTCAGATGGACAAACTGAATGAGCTCTATTATAATCCTGCAATGAAAATTGCAGATTCTATAGGTGCAAAAAATGCACTTACTAAAGCTTTCATCTATGATATGTGCGTCAGGCATGGAGTTGACGGGGCAGAAAGAATCATAAAGAATGCAGGCACAACCCCAAAACAGGGAGCCGATGAGAATACATATCTTCAGAAACTAATTTCACTCAGGGACGCAAAATTAAAACAGGAAGGTGCAGGGGACGTAAACAGAGATCAAGGATACAAAAACGTCCTCAACAGCGGAAATGTTAACCTTAACACCCCATTTAAGTTCGTTGCATATGGAGAATCCTTCACTATTGACGGTAACTTGGATCTTGGTGAACAGCAGCAAGAAACCACAGATGAAGAAGAGGACAATTCCAGTGACGATGTAATAGATGAAACAGATGAAGAAGAGGACAATTCAACTGATGATGTAACAGATGAAACTGAGGATGAGAACAATTCCGGGGATAAAACAAAGAATAGATACTCAGACAGAAATTACAAACATTCATATAAGGATTATGGAGACTCAAACAAGAATTATAGATATTCGGAAAAGACCTATAAAAAAACAACTAGTACATGCGCAAAAAGACACTAATCCTCAAATCATTGATGTTTCCAAATTTATAGTCAATGAATAAGTGAAATCCCCCTCCTATTTTCAGAAGTAGGAAGGGGACTTCATAACTTAGAATTAAATAGGTGCTTGCTGTTGAATGCGAAATCAGAGAATCTGAAGAGGTAAACTTTGATTGCTTACTCTTTTCTATACTATTTAGCCATAAGTGACTTATGCTGTCATTAATGCCATTTAACCAAAATTAGTGAGATAGTCATGCCTTGCAGTGTACCTCTTTTTTTCAGATTCAGATGTCGCTTATAATCAAAATGTGTCCTAAAAAATTGGGTTAATATCAACTTTTCTATTGGAATCTATTGCCGGAGTAGTGCACAGCCAGTTCCTAAAGG
The genomic region above belongs to Methanosarcina horonobensis HB-1 = JCM 15518 and contains:
- a CDS encoding chitosanase — translated: MKIDKHLIWFLALLALLALFVVMITFIPTETTDHPSNMKNVILQMTSTLENSDTQLQFNYAENLGDERGITFGCVGFCTGTYDGNILIKHYTELNPDNTLAKYIPVLDKIDTDSHDVADGDGNPSTEGLDGFIEDVQNCDDPLFKKAQMDKVDEFYYNPAMEIADSIGAKNALTKAFIYDMCVRHGVDQTEGIIKDAGTTPKQGADENTYLWELISLRDEKLKQENIGDVNRNQGYKNILNSGNVDLKTPFTFVAYGDHFTIDGNLNL
- a CDS encoding chitosanase yields the protein MKIDKHLIWLLALFVLMVTVIPTAAAEDTSNVKKVILQMTTTLENSDTQLHFNYAENLGDGRGITFGCIGFCTGTYDGNILIKHYTELNPDNTLAKYIPALNKIDAGSHNAAGGDGNPNVEGLSGFIKDVQSCNDPLFKTAQMDKLNELYYNPAMKIADSIGAKNALTKAFIYDMCVRHGVDGAERIIKNAGTTPKQGADENTYLQKLISLRDAKLKQEGAGDVNRDQGYKNVLNSGNVNLNTPFKFVAYGESFTIDGNLDLGEQQQETTDEEEDNSSDDVIDETDEEEDNSTDDVTDETEDENNSGDKTKNRYSDRNYKHSYKDYGDSNKNYRYSEKTYKKTTSTCAKRH
- a CDS encoding chitosanase, yielding MKIDKHFIWFLALFVPFAMIVTVVPTVAAEDTSNMKKIILQMTITLENSDTQLHFNYAENLGDGRGITLGCIGFCTGTYDGNILIKHYTELNPDNALAKHIPALNKIDAGSHNAAGGDGNPSTAGLDGFIKDVQNCDDPLFKKAQIDKLDELYYNPAMKIADSIGAKNALTKAFIYDMCVRHGVDGAERIVKNAGTNPKQGADENTYLQKLISLRDEKLKQEGLGDVNRNQGYKNVLNSGNVNLNTPFTFVAYGESFTIDGNLNL
- a CDS encoding peroxiredoxin is translated as MTNKIKIGETIQDFRLRDQKREEVHLYDQKGKKVLLSFHPLAWTQVCAQQMKSLEENHELFAGLNTVPFGISVDPMPSKKAWARELGVTYIKFLSDFWPHGEVARTYGIFKEKEGVSERANIIIDENQKVIYFKKYPGHELPDIKEIIDVLKKHQ